Proteins encoded by one window of Vigna radiata var. radiata cultivar VC1973A chromosome 5, Vradiata_ver6, whole genome shotgun sequence:
- the LOC106761011 gene encoding mechanosensitive ion channel protein 10 isoform X2 — translation MEEERSVANKKMAKNEVVLRISDSEGAMNAEIKGSGSFPVAESSSLSPQHKTQLSKRFRDSGGEITEPLRNKDQVSTKWMTTTKRLIGQSEFSKPKSRMVDPPCPRFAKFVEEKVRMTSSFAWNSRNRNVPEATTDNPRTPLLGTPAEEDDDDEEVYMIANFDVAKRSGRKWRVFELFAFAFIMGFFIASLSVTPLQKRELWGLKMWKWCVFILAILCGRLVTEWFINVLVFLIERNFLFKKKVLYFVYGVKKSVQGFIWLSLVLLTWDMLFSPEVERTSKVGRILNYIALTLASCLIGAALWLAKTLLIKLLASSFQSTRFFDRVHESIFHQYILKTLSGPPLMEMAEKVGTTSNSDQLSYKTMVNKKEGERGQVIDADKLKKMTQKKVSPLTMKGLINVIRSSGLSTISYAQDDEENEQKDNEINSGWEAKAAAYRIFMNVAKPGHKYIEIDDLLRFMKIEEVENLLPLFEGAVETRRIKRKSLKNWLVKVYLGRKSLIHSLNDTNTAVDDLNILASAVVVIVTLIVWLLLMGVLTTEVLVFISSQLLLVGFMFGNTAKTVFEAIIFVFVVHPFDVGDRCVIDGVQMVVEEMNILTTVFLRYDNEKIFYPNSVLSNKPISNFNRSPEMIDAIEFVVDVSTSIESIGALKAKLKVTMEIRAAEDRN, via the exons atggaagaagaaagaagcgTGGCAAACAAGAAAATGGCAAAGAACGAGGTGGTTCTACGAATTTCAGACTCTGAAGGAGCCATGAATGCAGAAATAAAAGGTTCTGGAAGTTTTCCAGTAGCTGAAAGCAGCTCCCTTTCTCCTCAGCACAAGACCCAGCTAAGTAAAAGGTTTAGAGATTCTGGTGGTGAAATCACAGAGCCACTGAGAAACAAGGATCAAGTTTCCACAAAGTGGATGACAACTACAAAGAGGTTGATCGGTCAGTCGGAATTTTCGAAGCCAAAGTCCAGAATGGTGGATCCACCGTGTCCAAGATTTGCAAAATTTGTCGAAGAAAAGGTTCGAATGACAAGTTCATTTGCATGGAATTCTCGTAACAGGAATGTTCCCGAAGCAACTACAGACAATCCAAGAACCCCCTTGCTTGGGACTCCCgctgaagaagatgatgacgaTGAAGAGGTGTACATGATTGCAAATTTTGACGTGGCCAAGAGATCTGGTAGGAAGTGGAGAGTTTTTGAGTTGTTTGCTTTTGCTTTCATCATGGGGTTTTTTATTGCAAGTTTGTCTGTTACTCCGTTGCAAAAAAGAGAGCTTTGGGGTTTGAAGATGTGGAAATGGTGTGTATTTATATTGGCTATCCTCTGTGGTAGACTGGTTACTGAGTGGTTTATCAATGTTTTGGTTTTCTTGATTGAGAGGAACTTTTTGTTTAAGAAGAAGGTTTTGTATTTTGTCTATGGTGTGAAGAAGAGTGTTCAGGGCTTTATATGGTTAAGTTTGGTTCTTCTGACATGGGATATGCTTTTCAGCCCAGAAGTGGAGAGAACCAGTAAGGTTGGTAGGATTCTTAATTACATTGCTCTGACCCTTGCTTCTTGTCTTATTGGAGCAGCTTTGTGGTTAGCCAAAACATTGTTGATAAAGCTTCTAGCTTCAAGTTTTCAATCTACAAGATTCTTTGACAGGGTGCACGAATCAATCTTTCATCAATACATTCTCAAGACTCTTTCAGGTCCTCCCTTGATGGAGATGGCTGAAAAGGTTGGGACAACTTCAAATAGCGACCAACTTAGTTATAAGACCATGGTTAATAAGAAGGAAGGGGAGAGAGGACAAGTAATTGATGCAGACAAGCTCAAGAAAATGACACAAAAGAAAGTTTCTCCTTTGACTATGAAAGGGTTGATTAATGTGATTAGGAGTTCTGGGTTGTCTACAATCTCCTATGCACAGGATGATGAAGAGAATGAACagaaagataatgaaattaatagcGGGTGGGAAGCAAAGGCAGCTGCTTATAGAATTTTTATGAACGTAGCCAAGCCAGGACACAA GTATATTGAGATAGATGACCTCTTGCGATTCATGAAAATTGAAGAAGTGGAAAACTTGCTTCCACTATTTGAAGGTGCAGTTGAGACTAGAAGAATTAAGAGGAAGTCTCTCAAGAACTGGCTG GTGAAAGTCTACCTTGGACGCAAATCGCTCATACATTCACTAAATGATACCAACACAGCTGTTGATGACTTGAATATACTTGCTTCTGCAGTTGTGGTTATTGTGACCCTTATTGTGTGGCTTCTTTTAATGGGTGTCTTAACAACTGAAGTTCTTGTCTTTATATCATCCCAGCTTTTACTTGTGGGTTTCATGTTTGGCAACACTGCCAAGACTGTGTTTGAAgctattatatttgtttttgtggTGCACCCTTTTGATGTTGGTGATCGATGCGTCATTGATGGTGTTCAG ATGGTTGTGGAAGAGATGAACATACTAACTACCGTCTTTCTGAGATATGACAATGAAAAGATTTTCTATCCAAATTCAGTTCTCTCAAACAAGCCAATCAGTAACTTCAACAGGAGTCCAGAAATGATTGATGCTattgaatttgttgttgatgtttCTACTTCTATTGAAAGTATTGGAGCTTTAAAGGCAAAGTTAAAAGT AACTATGGAGATAAGAGCAGCCGAAGATCGGAACTAG
- the LOC106761011 gene encoding mechanosensitive ion channel protein 10 isoform X1: MEEERSVANKKMAKNEVVLRISDSEGAMNAEIKGSGSFPVAESSSLSPQHKTQLSKRFRDSGGEITEPLRNKDQVSTKWMTTTKRLIGQSEFSKPKSRMVDPPCPRFAKFVEEKVRMTSSFAWNSRNRNVPEATTDNPRTPLLGTPAEEDDDDEEVYMIANFDVAKRSGRKWRVFELFAFAFIMGFFIASLSVTPLQKRELWGLKMWKWCVFILAILCGRLVTEWFINVLVFLIERNFLFKKKVLYFVYGVKKSVQGFIWLSLVLLTWDMLFSPEVERTSKVGRILNYIALTLASCLIGAALWLAKTLLIKLLASSFQSTRFFDRVHESIFHQYILKTLSGPPLMEMAEKVGTTSNSDQLSYKTMVNKKEGERGQVIDADKLKKMTQKKVSPLTMKGLINVIRSSGLSTISYAQDDEENEQKDNEINSGWEAKAAAYRIFMNVAKPGHKYIEIDDLLRFMKIEEVENLLPLFEGAVETRRIKRKSLKNWLVKVYLGRKSLIHSLNDTNTAVDDLNILASAVVVIVTLIVWLLLMGVLTTEVLVFISSQLLLVGFMFGNTAKTVFEAIIFVFVVHPFDVGDRCVIDGVQMVVEEMNILTTVFLRYDNEKIFYPNSVLSNKPISNFNRSPEMIDAIEFVVDVSTSIESIGALKAKLKVYLESRPQHWNTQYDVLVNGIENVNKMKMAVFVTHTINFQNYGDKSSRRSELVLELKKILEDLNIKYHLLPQEVHVSCVRSPDSTLQAV; this comes from the exons atggaagaagaaagaagcgTGGCAAACAAGAAAATGGCAAAGAACGAGGTGGTTCTACGAATTTCAGACTCTGAAGGAGCCATGAATGCAGAAATAAAAGGTTCTGGAAGTTTTCCAGTAGCTGAAAGCAGCTCCCTTTCTCCTCAGCACAAGACCCAGCTAAGTAAAAGGTTTAGAGATTCTGGTGGTGAAATCACAGAGCCACTGAGAAACAAGGATCAAGTTTCCACAAAGTGGATGACAACTACAAAGAGGTTGATCGGTCAGTCGGAATTTTCGAAGCCAAAGTCCAGAATGGTGGATCCACCGTGTCCAAGATTTGCAAAATTTGTCGAAGAAAAGGTTCGAATGACAAGTTCATTTGCATGGAATTCTCGTAACAGGAATGTTCCCGAAGCAACTACAGACAATCCAAGAACCCCCTTGCTTGGGACTCCCgctgaagaagatgatgacgaTGAAGAGGTGTACATGATTGCAAATTTTGACGTGGCCAAGAGATCTGGTAGGAAGTGGAGAGTTTTTGAGTTGTTTGCTTTTGCTTTCATCATGGGGTTTTTTATTGCAAGTTTGTCTGTTACTCCGTTGCAAAAAAGAGAGCTTTGGGGTTTGAAGATGTGGAAATGGTGTGTATTTATATTGGCTATCCTCTGTGGTAGACTGGTTACTGAGTGGTTTATCAATGTTTTGGTTTTCTTGATTGAGAGGAACTTTTTGTTTAAGAAGAAGGTTTTGTATTTTGTCTATGGTGTGAAGAAGAGTGTTCAGGGCTTTATATGGTTAAGTTTGGTTCTTCTGACATGGGATATGCTTTTCAGCCCAGAAGTGGAGAGAACCAGTAAGGTTGGTAGGATTCTTAATTACATTGCTCTGACCCTTGCTTCTTGTCTTATTGGAGCAGCTTTGTGGTTAGCCAAAACATTGTTGATAAAGCTTCTAGCTTCAAGTTTTCAATCTACAAGATTCTTTGACAGGGTGCACGAATCAATCTTTCATCAATACATTCTCAAGACTCTTTCAGGTCCTCCCTTGATGGAGATGGCTGAAAAGGTTGGGACAACTTCAAATAGCGACCAACTTAGTTATAAGACCATGGTTAATAAGAAGGAAGGGGAGAGAGGACAAGTAATTGATGCAGACAAGCTCAAGAAAATGACACAAAAGAAAGTTTCTCCTTTGACTATGAAAGGGTTGATTAATGTGATTAGGAGTTCTGGGTTGTCTACAATCTCCTATGCACAGGATGATGAAGAGAATGAACagaaagataatgaaattaatagcGGGTGGGAAGCAAAGGCAGCTGCTTATAGAATTTTTATGAACGTAGCCAAGCCAGGACACAA GTATATTGAGATAGATGACCTCTTGCGATTCATGAAAATTGAAGAAGTGGAAAACTTGCTTCCACTATTTGAAGGTGCAGTTGAGACTAGAAGAATTAAGAGGAAGTCTCTCAAGAACTGGCTG GTGAAAGTCTACCTTGGACGCAAATCGCTCATACATTCACTAAATGATACCAACACAGCTGTTGATGACTTGAATATACTTGCTTCTGCAGTTGTGGTTATTGTGACCCTTATTGTGTGGCTTCTTTTAATGGGTGTCTTAACAACTGAAGTTCTTGTCTTTATATCATCCCAGCTTTTACTTGTGGGTTTCATGTTTGGCAACACTGCCAAGACTGTGTTTGAAgctattatatttgtttttgtggTGCACCCTTTTGATGTTGGTGATCGATGCGTCATTGATGGTGTTCAG ATGGTTGTGGAAGAGATGAACATACTAACTACCGTCTTTCTGAGATATGACAATGAAAAGATTTTCTATCCAAATTCAGTTCTCTCAAACAAGCCAATCAGTAACTTCAACAGGAGTCCAGAAATGATTGATGCTattgaatttgttgttgatgtttCTACTTCTATTGAAAGTATTGGAGCTTTAAAGGCAAAGTTAAAAGT ATATTTGGAGAGTAGGCCTCAACACTGGAATACCCAATACGATGTATTGGTTAATGGTATTGAGAAtgtgaataagatgaaaatgGCTGTGTTTGTTACTCACACCATAAATTTTCAGAACTATGGAGATAAGAGCAGCCGAAGATCGGAACTAGTCCTGGAGTTAAAGAAAATTCTTGAAGatcttaatattaaatatcatcTGCTGCCACAAGAAGTTCATGTCAGCTGTGTAAGGTCACCAGACTCAACATTGCAAGCAGTTTGA
- the LOC106762401 gene encoding vacuolar protein sorting-associated protein 2 homolog 1, which yields MSFIFGKRKTPAELLRENKRMLDKSIREIERERQGLQTQEKKLILEIKKSAKQGQMGAVRVMAKDLVRTRHQIEKFYKLKSQLQGVSLRIQTLKSTQAMGEAMKGVTKAMGQMNRQMNLPSLQKIMQEFERQNEKMELTSEMMGDAIDDALEGEEDEEETEDLVNQVLDEIGIDINQELVNAPSSAVAAPAAKTKVAQVETSGNDDGGIDSDLQARLDNLRKM from the exons ATGAGTTTCATCTTCGGAAAGAGAAAAACACCCGCGG AGCTTCTGCGGGAAAATAAGAGGATGCTGGACAAATCAATTAGAGAAATTGAGCGCGAGCGGCAAGGTTTGCAAACACaagagaagaaattgattttggaGATAAAGAAAAGTGCTAAACAAGGCCAGATG GGAGCTGTTAGAGTCATGGCAAAAGATCTGGTTAGAACACGGCATCAGATTGAGAAGTTTTATAAGCTAAAATCTCAGCTCCAAGGTGTATCCCTCCGAATTCAG ACTTTGAAATCAACACAAGCAATGGGTGAGGCTATGAAAGGCGTGACAAAGGCCATGGGGCAAATGAATAGGCAGATGAACTTGCCATCTTTGCAGAAAATCATGCAAGAATTTGAGAGACAGAATGAGAAGATGGAATTGACATCTGAGATGATGGGAGATGCAATAGATGATGCTTtggaaggagaagaagatgaagaagaaactgAGGATCTAGTGAACCAAGTTCTTGATGAGATTGGAATTGACATCAACCAAGAG CTTGTAAATGCACCATCATCAGCTGTTGCTGCTCCAGCTGCAAAGACCAAGGTAGCTCAAGTTGAAACTTCTGGGAATGATGATGGAGGGATAGATAGTGACCTACAGGCAAGGTTAGACAATTTGAGAAAAATGTAG
- the LOC106761623 gene encoding RING-H2 finger protein ATL52-like, protein MGDVLSPFTVSSPPPPSSSSDNNNNSMPMLYYGLVVVGTAAIVLAVYNVFLLKRSHSRSQQPPGSSPNGVGTRIEGVSEITRSMENRQRELLSSFKYKREEVAKEKEELEDFECPVCLSVYEEGEEVRKLPQCKHYFHVLCIDMWLYSHFDCPICRTPVLVGHLSPVDAFIESGGIS, encoded by the coding sequence atGGGTGATGTTCTAAGCCCTTTCACAGTTTCATCTCCTCCTCCACCCTCTTCCTCTTccgacaacaacaacaacagcatgCCCATGTTGTACTACGGTCTTGTGGTGGTGGGAACCGCCGCCATAGTGTTGGCTGTATACAACGTTTTCCTCCTGAAACGCAGCCACTCGCGGTCGCAGCAGCCTCCGGGGTCGAGTCCCAATGGTGTGGGAACAAGAATTGAAGGGGTTTCGGAGATAACGAGGAGCATGGAGAACCGACAGAGAGAGTTGTTGTCGAGCTTCAAGTACAAGAGAGAAGAGgtggcaaaagaaaaagaagagttggAAGATTTTGAGTGCCCCGTTTGCTTATCAGTTTacgaagaaggagaagaagtgAGGAAGCTTCCACAGTGCAAACACTATTTCCACGTTCTTTGCATAGACATGTGGCTCTATTCTCACTTCGATTGCCCCATTTGTAGAACACCCGTTCTCGTCGGCCATCTCTCTCCGGTCGACGCCTTCATTGAATCCGGCGGCATCTCCTAG